ATGCTGCTGCGATTCCAGTTGATATCAGCCTCCCTGCTCATGCTCGCCACAGCACTGGGGTGCGATGCCAGGGGGGATGCTGATATCGAACAGGGGATGAAGCACTGGCAAAAACAGGAGTATGAAGCGGCGATCGCGGCGTATGAAACTGGCTTGCCGAAATCACGCAAGGAGTACGACGACAGCGTGGTTCACACACTGATTGGCAACTGCCACAGTGAGCTGGGAGATCAGAAAAAAGCGATCCAGTCGCATAAGCGATCACTGAAAGCCAATCCCAAAAACCACCAAGCGATGGTGAACATGGGAGTCGCCTATCGACTGCTCGGCGACTACGGACAAGCGGCTAACTGCTATCGAAGTGCCCTCGAAATTGCCCCCGACTACCCCGAACTGCATTCAAGCCTCGGAACCCTAGCAATCTTTCAGGGGGAACCCGAAAAGGCGATCCCCCACTTCGAGCGCGCGAATGCCATCGACGATACCTTGCCCACAACGCATGGAAATTTGGCGGTCGCTTATGCCATGGTAGGCCGATTTGACGACGCCGAGCGGTCGCTCGAGCGGGCCATCGGTCTCCACTATCAGAACGTGGACTGGGTCCGGCGACGCATCGACGAAATTCGCCTTGAGCAAACGGAGGCTGAACTAGGGATCGGTGAGCCCTCGGAAAATGCTCCCAAGTAATCGGAATCATCGGTCGGGAGATGCGAGGCACATCGCGGTCGTAAAATCGGGGCTGATGCGTGGAATCTATACAAACGTAACGCCCTGCACAGACGGAACTGCGAACGGCAGATCGTGACACCCGCACGAAAGATTTCAAGCGTTTTCTTGCCGTTTTTTGCTCTCAGCGGCTTAGCGACCCATTCTGAGGCCGTTTGGGCGGTGCCGAAAGCGTTATGGCAGCGAGATTAAGGCCAATTTTCATTGACACTGGGCGCGCGGCGTCTGTACAGTAAGAGGTAGGAACAGAGAATCCGGACAGCCTCCCAGTCTGGCGGGCCATTCACGTAGGTGGATGAGCTACGCTCTTGTCTTGCGAAGGTTCCTTCGCCGACTTGTGGAGTCCTGTTCTCGTGCGATTCTTGCTCTCACGTTGGCAGACTAGTAGAACCTTGCGGTTTGCGGGGTTCTGCCTCTGGCAGCGCGATGGTGTGCTGGACTTGGTTCAGATTCAGCCCTGATCGAGTTTGGCGGGTGTCGACAGTTGCTTGGGATTTTCAGTGCGATCGCAGATCGGTCGTACTTTGTGTCTCTCGACTCGGCAGCACGGTCGGTTCAAGAACGTGTTCGAAATAACTCATCGAAATCAACAACATCTCAACCATCGGGGCTAGCAATCTGGCGGTCTAGGCTTCCCTAGACGCTTGCGAGGAAACTCATGGCAAAACCATCCGGTGTTTGGGGAATTGATATCGGTCGATGTGCCCTCAAAGCACTCCGCTGCCGTATGGATGGCGATGCGGTGGTGGCCGACGGGTTCGACTATATCGAGTACCCCAAGCTGCTCACGCAATCCGACGCCGACGCACCTCAGCTGGTGAAAGAGGCTCTCGAGCAGTTCCTCAGCCGCAACAGCTTGCGCGGCGATAAAGTGGCCGTATCGGTTCCTGGCGAATCGGGCCTTGCGCGGTTCTTCAAGCCACCACCCGTGGATGTGAAGAAGATCGCCGACATCGTGAAGTACGAAGCCCGACAGCAAATCCCCTTTGCGCTGGAAGACGTGATCTGGGACTACCAGCGGATGCCTGGTGGCCAGGAAGTCGATGGTTTTGCGCTCGATACGGAAATCGGCCTGTTCGCCATGAAGCGCGAACAA
This window of the Pirellula staleyi DSM 6068 genome carries:
- a CDS encoding tetratricopeptide repeat protein, translating into MLLRFQLISASLLMLATALGCDARGDADIEQGMKHWQKQEYEAAIAAYETGLPKSRKEYDDSVVHTLIGNCHSELGDQKKAIQSHKRSLKANPKNHQAMVNMGVAYRLLGDYGQAANCYRSALEIAPDYPELHSSLGTLAIFQGEPEKAIPHFERANAIDDTLPTTHGNLAVAYAMVGRFDDAERSLERAIGLHYQNVDWVRRRIDEIRLEQTEAELGIGEPSENAPK